From Candidatus Poribacteria bacterium, the proteins below share one genomic window:
- a CDS encoding ComF family protein gives MASKPVGLQVPSFLSNIFETALVFLYPAECRVCEEFLGVTSVPYICNDCWQDIQFLEPPWCDICGTPGVNGLCDPCAISPPRYGKLRSIAFYQTTVQEAIHLFKFGKKKGLAQHLTQLINARMPTDCRIAEYDFVLPIPIHKKRLRERGFNQATLLANAIAGAAGVPVLTDTLIRKRHTVAQSSLDREARQRNIIGAFGIRNPDLIRGKRLLLIDDVFTTGATIREAVSELWTADPVEIDVLTVARTLESGKS, from the coding sequence ATGGCATCAAAGCCAGTGGGCTTACAAGTCCCTTCTTTTTTATCGAATATATTTGAAACTGCCCTTGTCTTCCTCTACCCTGCAGAATGCCGGGTCTGTGAGGAATTTCTTGGGGTTACATCCGTGCCTTATATCTGTAATGACTGCTGGCAGGATATTCAATTCCTTGAACCCCCTTGGTGCGATATATGCGGCACGCCGGGTGTGAATGGACTTTGTGATCCGTGTGCGATCTCCCCGCCGCGTTACGGCAAACTCAGATCTATAGCATTTTATCAGACAACGGTCCAAGAGGCAATACATCTCTTCAAATTTGGGAAAAAGAAGGGGCTTGCGCAACATCTGACACAACTGATAAACGCACGTATGCCAACGGATTGTCGTATCGCAGAATACGACTTCGTTCTGCCCATCCCGATTCATAAAAAACGTTTACGAGAACGAGGCTTTAATCAGGCAACACTCCTTGCCAACGCGATTGCGGGGGCAGCGGGGGTGCCGGTTCTCACAGACACACTGATTCGGAAGCGACACACAGTCGCGCAAAGCAGTTTAGATAGAGAAGCCCGCCAGCGGAACATCATAGGTGCTTTTGGAATTCGCAACCCAGACCTTATCCGTGGAAAACGGCTTCTACTTATAGACGATGTTTTCACGACCGGTGCTACCATCCGTGAAGCCGTTAGCGAATTATGGACTGCCGATCCAGTTGAAATCGACGTTTTGACAGTGGCGAGAACTTTAGAGTCTGGAAAATCGTGA
- a CDS encoding alpha/beta fold hydrolase — protein MERPVVFYNQEQQINGILHSPADCDAPCPAVAFFHGFTGTKVEPHRIFVKTARELASIGFYVLRFDFRGSGDSAGDFSEMTIGGEISDAIKSIDVLSAMQGVDPERIGILGLSMGGCVAACVSGQDARVKSTVMWAPLSDDPPDRKQEILERSKHTPTPEEIAQLNPNIVGKAFYEELPEISPSALIQQFTGALLVIHGSADDVVPVSHGKRYYELTRKRDAPTALEIIDKGDHTFNTVASEQAVIAKSVAWFQQTLG, from the coding sequence ATGGAAAGACCGGTTGTATTTTACAATCAAGAACAACAGATAAACGGGATATTGCATTCACCAGCAGATTGCGATGCCCCGTGTCCAGCAGTTGCTTTCTTTCACGGATTCACTGGAACAAAGGTTGAACCGCACAGAATATTCGTTAAAACTGCGCGGGAACTCGCCTCTATTGGCTTTTACGTGCTCCGCTTCGATTTCCGCGGCTCTGGGGACAGTGCCGGTGATTTTTCAGAGATGACCATCGGCGGTGAGATCTCCGATGCCATCAAGTCGATTGATGTCCTCAGTGCCATGCAAGGTGTAGACCCTGAACGTATCGGCATTTTGGGGTTGAGCATGGGTGGCTGCGTTGCGGCGTGTGTCTCTGGGCAAGATGCGCGCGTGAAGTCAACGGTGATGTGGGCACCGCTCTCGGATGACCCACCAGATCGGAAACAGGAAATCTTGGAGAGGTCCAAGCACACACCGACACCAGAGGAGATCGCGCAGCTAAACCCAAACATCGTCGGGAAGGCGTTCTATGAAGAACTCCCCGAAATAAGCCCTTCCGCTCTTATTCAGCAGTTTACGGGCGCGCTTCTCGTCATCCACGGCAGTGCTGACGATGTGGTGCCGGTCTCTCACGGCAAACGCTACTACGAACTCACGCGTAAACGCGACGCTCCAACAGCACTTGAAATCATTGATAAGGGTGACCACACCTTCAACACCGTTGCATCGGAGCAAGCGGTGATCGCCAAATCGGTCGCGTGGTTTCAACAGACGTTGGGATAG